The genomic region GATACCACTAGGTCATCCCATTCTGATGACagatgttttgtttgttactttcgTTGGCTGTTCTGTTGTAGGGTAAGTACTTAATAGTAAGGaagtaattttatgaaaaattaatgatgTGGCTGGATAGGGCACAATTTGGCGCTAATATTTATCTCAAAATTGTAGCTTGTGTGATTTCTGGCAGAGCAGAATAGAACTACTTCAAAACTGGCAACTGGGAACACACTCAAACTCTTCAGCGTCCGCGGTCCGTTGATGATGACAGACATTAGAAACAAATGAACTAACTAACCTGGGATCTGATGCACCGGTACAGTGGGGTGCATGTACAGTCGCAACGTGTTACACAGTTCCAACATCGCGTCCACATGGTATTCAGGAACGAAAGCGAATAGAGAATCTGCATAGTCCTGGCCTTCTGAAAACACGTTATATTCCAAGTCTCAATTATAACTTCGGCTATATTCAGacgtataattttttcatcaAGTAGCTTTTTCTATTGCTCTCTCTTTAGAGTACTCTCTTTTGAAAAGACATTGAAGTAATCATTCAAAAGTAccatttcttcttttttgaattaaaggtacattaataaacaattgtGGTCCACCCCTCGAATGGCAGGGCAATACTTAAAGACAAATTACCTTTGTTCGTTACTGCTTAGGATGTCGCTAAAAATCTACTTACGACTAGATGCACCAAGTTGCGCATTAGAGCCCACTCCTGGCGTTGTCACTCTTGATCTTGGACTTTGTGGGCTAGAAGGTAATGAAATTTTCACATACGCTGAACTGTTCGAGCCATTAAGTGTACAGTTAATCGCAgaacataataatatcaaaGAGTAAGCATAGCACATATACTATTCTATCtataacagtttttttttatcaggaTATTTTCAGGCTTAAATTAGctgatatgaaattaaatactgCTTCCTACggcgtttattttttattttgtaaagttaACTTTGTCTTGAAAGTATTCAATATGCaaatatctataataataaattgttaaagCTTGTCTGAAAAACTAACCTTTGATCTGAGCTTGATGTGTATTCCAATTGTAGAGAAGCATAACTTGCTCCTATTAGAGAACTTTTTCCCGGTAGAATTTCTTTACTGGCTACCTGGAAATATAGTAAGTAACTATATACATTATTTCGCAAGGTAACCGCACTATGCTTTGTACATATCTACTTGACTTTTATGCGTCAAGCTTTTATGAACCAATCGGAAAAGGTTAAATAGTTGAAACAAATCCGCCTGACTTATGGTACCTTGTCAATGAGGCAAAGCAACAGGACATTGATTGTTGTTCTGGGTGAAAGTATATTTCCTAAGTCTTGTTAGACACCCACGAGGGACACGAAGTGATCTTGAAATGAGCCAGGAATCACAAACAAGAACAGgataataaaggcagaaaacaTTGTTATTACATAGTGTCATATAAGTACCTGTATATGAGCAGCGTAGTCGTTATCAGAAGATAGCCTAAGAGAATGCAGGGCCCCAGCAAAATGTTTAGCCAGTTCTAACTGTCTCTGTCTCGTCCAAATGGCGCCGATCACCCATCCCATGTTCAGAGCGCTAGCTTCCAATTTCTCCTAAAATTATGAACTCTTGTTTATACTCTAACGAAATGATATTAGAAGTGTTTAGTAAAAGGTAGAAATTCACAAAATTTGGAGAAGGAATGCAATCGTCTTTGCCAATCTCTCTCGcatctttcagtctttctcTGATCTTAGTGGTACTTTCCATCGATTGGATGCTTCGGGTTTTCAAGATCCGATTTTTCTTTCTCCACTTTATAGCCAGTTTTAGgtattttctttatctttatCGTATAACAAAAATTGACATTTTCTCAAATTACCTCATAAATGGATTTGGATCTCTCTAGTTCATTGAGTATCTTCTCCATTAACTGTTTCTTCACTTTATCCTGGTCTGATATCTCCCTTTTAGAATCTTTGGGAAAACAAggcaattattaaaattcaatcgGTCGATGCTATCTCCCTCGATGTTTCcagtaaaaatgttttggtcAATACGagttcttattttcttccagTCAGGGGAAGAGGGAATCAGTGTAAAACTTTTACAGTAAATGTACAGAATGCTCTCAATAAGGgactaaaaaaacaatatactgtTAAGTTTTCACTGACTCCCTAACTAAGAGAAAATAAGAATTTGTCAAAATCGTTCCAAAATTTCAGGGATGATGATGGTGAGTTAgtcaagttttaaattttaagaatattctCCCGGGCATTTATACCAGTAAGCCCTGTCCAGgaagaggagcccagggtctgCTAACGATCACGATCTAGGATTTGATAATGCAATTGCATGGAGCGTTACCATTTTTACCTTCGCCTCTGACAATGTCTAACTGcacctaaataaattttcctgATCCATGCGACCAGTTGATCACCAACAAATgtaactaacaaacaaacacacctACATCGTTCTGCATCTCCGTGGAGACCGCGTGTATCCGGCACTCGATGTCGTGGAGGCAGTCTGCCATGTCCAGCTGATTGTCTCGCAGTTCACAAAGCTGTCGTTTGAAACAATTTTCAAGAATATTTAGAGCCATTGGTTAAATATTctgttattttatcaatattgtaCTTAGCTGTTAGGTACTTTATACACTCAGGATCTGCCAAATGCAGAATGTAGGCACGTAATTCGGCTTAAGTTTTCGACAACAACCAGGATGTGGTTTACATCAATCGGCCTCTTAATACCTATGCATTATCTAGAATTCCTATTCTGATAATTAAAGAGCTGGTTTGAACCGAATgcttacataaattatttaacttttattactgTCCACATTTTCAGCATGTTTTATAACAGCTCCATGATTCAAAGATACTGaagtaaatatttgtacaAGGCAAATGGAGTTATGAAGCAATACGAACCCTCCTCTAGGAGACAGATATAACGACTAGGTCTAAAAGATAACTGACCTTTTCAGCATGTTTGATAGCGGCTCCATGGTACAATGCCAGTAGACCATCAAGCAGTCTCAAGTGCGCTGATCTGGTGTCGATGGCACCAGCGCCGGGCATCATGGAGCGAGCCCCCTTCAGCGCCAGTGCTGTCTCGCCTGTGGTTCTGATGATAAAGGCGGCAAATAAGTTGAATCAATAGTTTTGGTTAATAGTTTGAATATAATAGAAACTATGTAGAAATGTAATCGTTTCAAATTATCAAGGTTAGGTAGCCCGTTAAAGTTGAACTAATGGTTTCAAGCCTTTAAATGTGAAGGCTAATCATGGTCGCTTtgtgttattaattttgtcgAATCACTTAAGAAACTAATATAGCCGCTGTCTTCACAGTCATTAACACGTAACACCTGGATACCGAAATGGTGGCAATCACCGAGCCTTTGAGTTTGTGGAAATGAAGTTTTAAGAaacctattaaaatttttttttagattatctGTCTCGACGAAAAACAGGGGCGATAGACAGTACGGTGAACAAGTTCTTtgaatttgttaaaattgtcTGTTCTCAAAGCGTGGGTGATTGGGTGATATTCTATTTCACATTCGTAGATATTGAAGTTACTCTATCACATCACAACTAATTCTGATTGAATTTACAGACGTttgcttttaaattaagtGCTCGGGGTAGGTACTGTGTTGTTACACCCTGATTCGCAATTATTTGGATccaacttttcttttttaattttgtccaGTTTACAGCGACTTCACTTTGAAGGCATTAGGCACTGCGCATATCCATCACCCCAAGTCAGGTTTGTTTCAGGCTCTCCCATCTACCTGGGAGTGGCACAGGCATTTGTTCAAGTATTAATTTGCAGCATTAGGTTAGTTGGCTGTCAGAAAAAGTCCCAGTCTTCCTTTTTTTGTACcgattaagtatatttttacctTACCTGTTAGGCATTGGAGGCATCTGGGGGTGCATGAAGCGCGCCATGGACGATATGACTTGGGGCAAAGTCGCGAGCCCCGGGGAGCCGGCGGTCATGTCGCTCACACCTGAGAAGGTACCTACTGGATCTAGTACATTTGTTTCATGCTAAGTGGTTGTAAATACCATACTAGTCTTTACTATCATAGTCATTATAGAAAGAATATTGGTTTTTGCCTTGTAAAGAAAACTTTAGAAATCTACTTAACCGAACCGATgctgaataaaattttgctcTGTCTTTTCTGCATTGGAACAGACGATTATATGTCGTATATTACAAAACCTTCAGATTTTTAAAgactattatatataatattcatttcGTGAAAACCCATGGGGCCAAAGTGTCAGCAAAACTCTAGTACATTTTACAGTATGAAAAGATTTGGTCAAGATTTTACAGTCGGTGGCCTTCTGACGTTTGTTCTTTTTGCGTTCTCAGTGTAAAGAAGCTCATAGTCTGCCACGACCATGATCCAAGAGTAGACAAGTCagataattttgaataggTGAGctgatgataataaaatggCTTTACTTCttccattaaaaaatgttgtctTATTACCTGTGTCGATTCCACCGGCTCGGTTGTAGCTGGGTTCGAAGCTCTGTATGAAGGGGTTGTCTTCCCCCAGTACGCTGATCAGATCTTGTCTGTCAACACGATTGcaaatgattataaaataaacaatctcAACTGCATGCTTCgttcaaataataattctgCGCCGAATCTCCATAAGTCTTATGTGATAATATCGATCATCACAGAAATACTTACATCCATTTTTAACAAGACCATCGTACAACATCCATCTTTAATAAGACCTGTCCAATTAGTATGGCTAAACGAGTTGGAAGCTATCCTATTCAAATCTATTTTAACTCTAAAAGTGATCATTTTAAAGGATTTGAATGGATAGCTCCTGTCCGCTCGTTATTATGGAACAGGAATTCCATACAGGGACAAAAAATTACCTACCGCAAAGTCCTGACCAGGAATGGCAGGACACCGCCCAAACGGTCAACGTTATAGAAGTCCAACTCCCCATCGATGAAGGTCCGTGGAGGGAGATGTGGTGGAAGATGACTGAAATACAATGACAACCGACTTATTTTACTATAAAgttgaactttttttttatttaaccatATTTGGCAGCAGTTTATGATCTCTCAGTATTAGGATAAAGCTTACATAGATAGGGTATTACCGGCGAACAGTTAAATCAACAATTTTACGTGGTTCCTACCACAAAATCGTGGAAGCCGATTACTACTAAGGCAGATACAATGTTAACCTTCGAAGGGTTAATATTGATACAAGAAGAAGCCTTACGGGTTTCCAATAGGGTTTTCGGCGAACAGTTTGAAGACAGCCGTGAGCAGTCTCGCGTGGCAGCACCAGGAGATAGCCGGGGAGTTGCGGGAAATGTTGAACAGCCTCtgatgaataaaacatttcgATACCGAGGACGTTttgataatgttatttttcaaaagttttGTTGTGTCCTTCCCAGGAAGAACGTATGCATTGTCTCTGATATACGTAAGTATACTTTCACATCAAgagaaaaattttgaaatattagacacgaaaaaacatgttttgtaGAAGTGGAATCATTAGTAGTGGTTGTAGAAGTggttcaatatattttttttatcgggTGACTATGGCACAACAGTAATGTCTTAAACTAagtggaaataaaaatttatcctTTACATTGCGAAACAAAGTTTTAACGACTCGACCTTGGTGTCAGATAAAAGTCTTTCCGAAACAGATATGTTaatatcaaaagaaaaaaatgaccAAAACCATGTCCAAAATGCAATTGTCCATGATGTATCTCTTGAACTTCTCCAGGAATATCTTTCTTGTGGAAGGCACCATGTTGGTCCCGTCCGAGTTGTCCAGCAGCATGAGGAGAAATTCCAACtgtatgaaaacaaaaagttagtgtagaaaatattttctaatcaTTTGTTGTACACTATGTACCATTTCCACACGTACCGATTACTCCCGATACATGCGAAAACAATTTAAGAGTAGTGATTTTGGAGAGTGGTGATGTGGTGAGGCTTCAAATTCAGAGACTAGTAGACTGCACCATAGTTTTTATGTACTATACCTAAAGGGGATTTAATCTTTCAACCACTGATAAGTATAGCAATAtctaagtttcatcaaaaaataacattaaatccACGACATGTTTTGTCGAacctgaaatatttttgttgaaatattaCATTTGGGGACGACTGCCCGCCCAATAATCGCGATtatgagtaaataaataaaattactaaggGAAAGTAGCTAGGTAAAAACTGTACAGCAGAATAACTAACTTGAATCTGTTCCAATGGCTCAATGGCTTTGGTGATTTTGTCACAATCTTCTTTATATTGAGCTTCTACAGCGGAGTCGTCTGGCGCTGGTAGTATTCGCGAAATTTTATCTtcgtgaaaaataaatttattgttaatgtGCTTTTCGATAAATTCTCCAGGATTATGGTCATAGGACCCAAGAATCCTGTCAAGGGTGGACGCAACCAGGACAAATGTCAGGAAAATGAAGATGATGTTGAGAGTCTAAAGTAaccaaaagttaaaattataattatctatGTAAGCAATGTATTTTTGCGAAGGTTCTgtaggaaaataataaaatctggtTTTGTAAAACCAGGGACATACCAAAATAAAGATTAGAAATTTGCTTACCAGAAACTGATGGCGCGAACGAAGACTTTCTTATAGTTCCTTTTTCTGTCATCTCTAAAACAAGTTAGAAGATTATGAGAcaattccaaaaaaatatagctatgagtaggtacatatttaagctgagataaaaataatgatatacgAAATGGTGTTGAGGTAACAACGCAATCTCATAGGTAGATGCCGTAGATGAGCGCTGactaaaatgataaaatttaaatttaaaagaccCCCGACTCAATTTAAGTTTCCTTTAACAAGAAACAAATGATAAAAGATATTCCtaccttaattaaaattttaagaaatacgtCCCGTCGGGGGTCCTTGTCCCGGGGGGATCCCGTTGTATGATGATGGCACAGTGCAACACAGTTGTACAGTCATCAATGGGACGCGAAAGTGATGAATTTCTTATTTGTGTGGTTTATAGTAAACGTACCTGCGATCCTGGGGTCGGTCTCGCCGTGGACGGCCGTGGGTCGCTGCCACCACGGCTTTCTGATGACCGAGCGTAGAACACCGTCGTCTGGGCATTTTACGTTCAGGAAATTGTCGAAACTGTAACCACATAATTTTGATACAATGTGAAATTAGCATTGACCGGATTATTTACAAAGCATTACGCCGAAGAGAGAAcattaagatataataaaagggAATAAGTAGAGGTTTTAGCTTAGCATGTAGTAACAGAAGGCAAGGAAGATGGTGGTTAAggtgtaattatatttttaaaaaaataaggtaacCAACGTGATTTTATTGAAGAACACGTATTTGACGAGGTGATGCCTGGTGTCGCGGTGCTGCATCAGTCCACTCAACACGTACACTCCTTCTATTTGTTGGATGAAACGCATGTcctgaaaacataaaataataatattatagttttacgGCAGGAGAAAGTCcgctgttaaaaaaaagaacttttaacAAATAGTGGTAAGTAAACCAGTCATTAGTAGTCCAGATACGTACATTCGTTTGAcgactaaccgatgctctaacggtgagggaaaacatcgtttGAAAAACAGTACATTTCAGGTGACTAAATGTTAAGGTTAAGAAAGTGGTAAGGTTTCCCTGTTAAGAGGGTCAAACGGTACTCATTCCTGGTTTTTGGTTCAAAGAGAACGCCTGGCTCCCAGAGAGGTCGTAACTGGGTCAAACACCAGCAAATGCTGTGACACTTGGAGTATTACCCACACGAAAACTAATAAATGTGTACGTATTAGATGTAAGAAAATGCTAACAGGAGACACCACGTCGAACATAAGACATTCTCGGACCACGCAGTGCTCCAGCATGTCACAAACAGCAGCCTCATCCAGAAACGTCCACAGTAAGTCCAGAAGGGTGCAGAGACGGGGCTGGGGTTGTGCTAGGAATTTCGTTGATTGGTCCTTCTGAAATTTTTTGGAAGTTGGAGTCAATTACACGTAGCCCTCACCTCTCAATTATGATTTTAAGCAATAACTAACATTTCTGTTACTATTGCTAGTAGTCATTCCGTAATCAGGAAGTTGGATACTAAACGGGTTGTGCGGCTGCTTCTTCAAAACAGATGGTCATCATAAACACTTATGAAAGGTTCTGCACTACGTAACAACAGAATCAGGCtatttactatatttaaaGGTTGAAATGGATTAGATTGTCTGACAAATATATTAAGATTGACACAGTTTCTGAATCTCTTTTAAAAGGGTCTGCaagcttaaataaaaaagttttcaaCGCCAAAAAATTGTGGCAATCAAAACCTTTTTTGATACTAACAAAATTCTCGTCTCTGCTCTTCAAATAGAACTCCAAAGCATACTGATCCGGGTTGAACCCCTTGGACTTGATCCCCAGATGCGCACGGAACCTTGGCAGCAGCTCGGAGACCACCACGTATGACACACGAAGGGTATTACCCAGCTCCACTACTACTATCCTGGCCAGTGATGTCAGGAATGCCTGATAAAGAGCCACGTGTTTAGTGGTGTGGTTACCAAATTTTTTATGGCATGTGgtttaggtaaataaattttgaagtaacagatttttttacagatattCCCAATGGATTTCATGcgatataaattaattcaaatcagTAACGATTAAAATGCGAGAGCTTTTATAATGGTAGGTAACGAAGGTTTTCCCAATGGATTACGTTtgattaaatcaaattttagtCAGCAATAGTTTTACTTGACAATTTTACatctttattttcaacaattttaaaaaggcaGGTCGTTCTAAATTTgccaagatattttttaagtaattaagtaACTATCTGATTTTCAAATTACGTAAAATTTATGATGAAATCATATCTACCTTTTTGGACATCTTCCTCATCTCTGCGTTTTGTGCGTTCTGAGCGGTCTGTGTATCCGCTATTGCGTGGGGCGATGCTCTTGGGCTGTACGCTTCGTTGCTGTGGATACGGAGCGCTACCTCTTCTTCTGCCGCTTTAGAACTCTCGGACTTTGTCTgaaatgtaatgtttttgGTTGTAGTTTCATCATCATTGTTTCCTGCGTTCTCACTTTTCCGGAGAAAAGCGAAGTTTGAAGTTTGACCACGATCAGAAATttggtaagtcaggtttttagacGAAGCGATTCTTGTCCAACCTGCGCAACAGTTGCCCGATAATAAATGAAGGTTTttttcacgatgttttccctaacGTACGAGCATCAGCCTTTTATAAAATCTATCGGGAAGAGGTGTTTATTTCTTAAGTATCGTGTACACAGGCTACAAATTAAACACATAGGCTACcactaataaaaatttctaAGGCCTCAGTTAATTCAAAGACTACTGAAAAGGAATAATAAggattacttataaataatactactTAATCATAAGGATTACCTTACTACTCTTCGCTGTGACAGCAGGTTTAAGATCAGATAGATGAGTCAGCTCATCGAGAAGCGCGTCAAGATACTTGAAGAGTAGTGTTGCGCGGGCGCATTCCTTGTAAGGCGCGGCTTGTAACGGGTTGTACGACTCAACAGGGAATCTGAAGCAATTGAGATGAACTttgaacttaaaatttaatgtaccAAATCATTCAAATAGGTTTTCTAGTCTTTGTCTCGATTGCGTCCTACTTTAGAAGAGCCCAGCTATAATCATGATCCCAGAGTAGGTTAGCAAAGAAAATTTATCCACCGCGTATAAACTGTTATTGCAATAGGCGAAAACCCTTATTCTTAAAGTTAAAGTTGTTGTTCCTCgagacaaatttaaatatacataattggatttttaattttattatccaGACATTTTGATAGATACTTCATATtaggttagaataaatttattttcaaaattggatacgagGTATGACCTGTTGACATCTTAaacttttaaacttaaatcaaattatgtCTACTACCGCCtccaattattatatataaacttcgataaaagtaataataagaacatatataaattcttGAAATACTCACACAAACGGCACATGACCGAAGTTGGCATAAAGATGTTCTTGCATAGCTAATGAGACAGCAGGGAAGTATGCCACGCCTGCGCCGTGTGACACCTTGTCAAAGGCAATACCCATGGATACTCCATTCCTGCAATGACAATCTACCTTTAGTCTACATTTGACGCGAAAAAGAGGGTAAATAATTGCAAATATAAGTACAAGAAGCCGCTtatggcatacatacatacatataatcacgtctatatcccttgcggggtagacagagccaacagtcttaaaaagactgaatggcctcgttcagctatttggcttaatgatagaattgatattcaaaatagtgacaggttgctagcccatcgcctaaaagaacaatcccaattttataagcctacccgttagtcgccttttacgatatccatgggagagagatggagtggtcctattcttttttgtattggtgccgggaaccacacggcgctgcTTATGGCTAAACCACCACCTATGACCGAGATCCAGGAGTGGGAACTTCTGATTCGAGTAACTTACCACTTTCAACAGTTGCACTTCTTATCCTATCGCCCGTGGTGATAAAAAGAGAACCTTTTGTCTTCATAGCTTATTCAGCTAGAAGGCAGCTTCTCAAAGCGCGGAAGTGATACTTAACTTACTGTATTAAAGAGTTACCTATAATATCCAattatatctcaattctatcactaagccaaacagctgagcgtggcctatcagtcttttcaaggctggtagctctgtctaccccgctagggatatagacgtgatcatatgtatgtatgtacctataatatTCCAACGTGCCCTTGTCCAAATCGATGCAAGACGCTATGACGTCCCCTGGAAGCCAAGCCTGGCCGTACGGAGACGTAGCCACATTCCACTTTCGAACCCTGCCACCGTCGTAAGCATACGAGTTCTCTTT from Amyelois transitella isolate CPQ chromosome 24, ilAmyTran1.1, whole genome shotgun sequence harbors:
- the LOC106135806 gene encoding E3 ubiquitin-protein ligase RNF123; translated protein: MMNVLRTMFGVCSSSAEKGEVHDTVRRVFGNDMVLKDNTDRHSQRSKYVSHIRENLPKLLDVKAVPHKPKSGKKHVPIVAETPETDDRPGRVGPKIVVFDATTGTGRLVLVGDERVSVQGLSSFATIRATACAFAGRWMYEVQLGTKGIMQIGWCTANCMFSMDTGVGDTSNSYAYDGGRVRKWNVATSPYGQAWLPGDVIASCIDLDKGTLEYYRNGVSMGIAFDKVSHGAGVAYFPAVSLAMQEHLYANFGHVPFVFPVESYNPLQAAPYKECARATLLFKYLDALLDELTHLSDLKPAVTAKSSKTKSESSKAAEEEVALRIHSNEAYSPRASPHAIADTQTAQNAQNAEMRKMSKKAFLTSLARIVVVELGNTLRVSYVVVSELLPRFRAHLGIKSKGFNPDQYALEFYLKSRDENFKDQSTKFLAQPQPRLCTLLDLLWTFLDEAAVCDMLEHCVVRECLMFDVVSPDMRFIQQIEGVYVLSGLMQHRDTRHHLVKYVFFNKITFDNFLNVKCPDDGVLRSVIRKPWWQRPTAVHGETDPRIAEMTEKGTIRKSSFAPSVSDKISRILPAPDDSAVEAQYKEDCDKITKAIEPLEQIQLEFLLMLLDNSDGTNMVPSTRKIFLEKFKRYIMDNCILDMRLFNISRNSPAISWCCHARLLTAVFKLFAENPIGNPHLPPHLPPRTFIDGELDFYNVDRLGGVLPFLVRTLRQDLISVLGEDNPFIQSFEPSYNRAGGIDTGVSDMTAGSPGLATLPQVISSMARFMHPQMPPMPNRTTGETALALKGARSMMPGAGAIDTRSAHLRLLDGLLALYHGAAIKHAEKLCELRDNQLDMADCLHDIECRIHAVSTEMQNDVGVEISDQDKVKKQLMEKILNELERSKSIYEEKLEASALNMGWVIGAIWTRQRQLELAKHFAGALHSLRLSSDNDYAAHIQVASKEILPGKSSLIGASYASLQLEYTSSSDQSPQSPRSRVTTPGVGSNAQLGASSQGQDYADSLFAFVPEYHVDAMLELCNTLRLYMHPTVPVHQIPEWDDLVVSCASFLCSEFADSRIVLASTRESLVQTLASFATQQVTMRAIERVPLKQQMCMIEELVKPYQNRAWAQSNWVLVRFWHGTGFGFHHRQWPHLAAKYGDREPTVNNLGAKVDAGLMSQCFGPCPSEVIQSRIREYLAQHPKEAASFLNSLLSQLNWAFSEFITMMQEMDRVSVDAHLESRQIKLCATCFDLYHGLARALEMCMYLAPYLVSKPEASDNQNELLLGRTCQMLMAVISRVCVRGGGGTGFARLVARGLPDTDRVHYYVALAPVAGCLIRMLDPKLSPEHLEKVTKALVTEPLFHTEGLEFMLGKNKPKQFSFYKYPEDVTQDELKALEIAVDRLKVARDSMVRARSPGSSGAQSDLLCTICYARPADTAFVPCNHHSCRACIMQHLLNSKQCFFCKAEIESVKEIEPAGNN